In Brachypodium distachyon strain Bd21 chromosome 2, Brachypodium_distachyon_v3.0, whole genome shotgun sequence, one genomic interval encodes:
- the LOC100832426 gene encoding uncharacterized protein LOC100832426: protein MGNCAVTQQAVSWADDGEWEPSPSSSAEDEGVHEDRHMNEVTIRISKRQLQELIDKRGADDGHFSHVWKSRRPATSELLADIMNAGEVHHQMHCRVAHWKPALQSIPEAAAVES, encoded by the coding sequence ATGGGGAACTGCGCCGTGACGCAGCAGGCCGTGTCGTgggccgacgacggcgagtgggagccatcgccgtcgtcgtcggcggagGACGAAGGGGTGCATGAAGATCGGCACATGAACGAGGTGACCATCAGGATCAGCAAGAGGCAGCTGCAGGAGCTGATAGACAAGAGGGGCGCCGACGACGGGCATTTCAGCCACGTCTGGAagagccggcggccggcgacgtcGGAGCTTCTGGCGGACATCATGAACGCCGGGGAGGTGCACCACCAGATGCACTGCAGGGTGGCGCATTGGAAGCCCGCGCTGCAGAGCATCCCGGAGGCCGCGGCCGTCGAGTCATGA
- the LOC100832744 gene encoding probable nucleoredoxin 2 isoform X2, with the protein MVGDPEMEEAVPGSGGGIRSVLPLGSLISPSGTEVQLPELEGKIIGLYFAANWHPKCEAFTPALAAAYHQLKARGAGFEVLFVSCDEDRPSFERFHRGMPWPAVPFGDLRCKKSLSEAFQVEGIPRLVVLAPGGSEVICSDAVELVHRYGDPAFPFTPARVAELEADEQSKFASQTLEKLFSVSYVNGSNQQVPISSLVGKTVGLYFSAHRCAPCVKFTARLAAIYGTLKGKAEEFEIVYVPMDKEEEGYLRSCGDMPWLALPYDADGASSRALARYFDVREIPTLVVIGPDGKTVTREGRNLVNLYFDMAFPFTDEQIRLLQELEDEDAKGYAPSLRHTGHRHELSIVSGKSGGGPYICCECDEQGSGWAYQCIACGYEIHLRCGRDVEGGSAGAG; encoded by the exons ATGGTCGGAGATCCGGAGATGGAGGAAGCAGTGCCAGGGAGTGGAGGAGGCATCCGCTCCGTGCTGCCGCTGGGCTCGCTCATCTCTCCTTCTGGGACTGAG GTGCAGCTTCCGGAGCTGGAGGGCAAGATCATCGGGCTGTACTTCGCCGCCAACTGGCACCCCAAGTGCGAGGCGTTCACCCCGGCTTTGGCCGCGGCGTACCACCAGCTCAAGGCgcgcggcgccggcttcgAGGTGCTGTTCGTGTCGTGCGACGAGGACCGGCCGTCCTTCGAGCGGTTCCACCGCGGCATGCCGTGGCCCGCCGTGCCCTTCGGCGACCTCCGGTGCAAGAAGAGCCTGAGCGAGGCGTTCCAGGTGGAGGGCATCCCGCGCCTGGTGGTGCTCGCCCCGGGCGGCTCCGAGGTCATCTGCTCGGACGCCGTCGAGCTCGTGCACCGCTACGGCGACCCGGCATTCCCGTTCACGCCGGCCAGGGTGGCCGAGCTTGAGGCCGACGAGCAGAGCAAGTTCGCCTCCCAGACGCTCGAGAAGCTCTTCTCCGTCAGCTACGTGAACGGTAGCAACCAACAG GTGCCCATCTCGAGCCTGGTCGGGAAGACGGTGGGGCTCTACTTCTCGGCGCACCGGTGCGCGCCGTGCGTCAAGTTCACGGCGAGGCTGGCAGCCATATACGGGACCCTGAAAGGCAAGGCCGAGGAGTTCGAGATCGTGTACGTCCCCATggacaaggaggaggaagggtaCCTGCGGTCGTGCGGCGACATGCCGTGGCTGGCGCTGCCCTACGACGCCGACGGCGCCTCGTCGCGGGCGCTGGCCAGGTACTTCGACGTCCGGGAGATCCCGACGCTGGTGGTGATCGGGCCCGACGGCAAGACGGTGACGAGGGAAGGTAGGAACCTGGTGAACCTCTACTTCGACATGGCGTTCCCATTCACCGACGAGCAGATCAGGCTGCTGCAGGAgctggaggacgaggacgccAAGGGGTACGCGCCGTCGCTCCGCCACACGGGCCACCGGCACGAGCTGAGCATCGTGTCGGGGAAGTCCGGGGGAGGGCCGTACATTTGCTGCGAGTGCGACGAGCAAGGGTCCGGCTGGGCGTACCAGTGCATCGCCTGTGGCTACGAGATACACCTCAGGTGCGGCCGGGACGTGGAGGGCGGCAGCGCTGGGGCTGGTTAG
- the LOC100832744 gene encoding probable nucleoredoxin 2 isoform X1, with translation MVGDPEMEEAVPGSGGGIRSVLPLGSLISPSGTEQRSLWFFSQVQLPELEGKIIGLYFAANWHPKCEAFTPALAAAYHQLKARGAGFEVLFVSCDEDRPSFERFHRGMPWPAVPFGDLRCKKSLSEAFQVEGIPRLVVLAPGGSEVICSDAVELVHRYGDPAFPFTPARVAELEADEQSKFASQTLEKLFSVSYVNGSNQQVPISSLVGKTVGLYFSAHRCAPCVKFTARLAAIYGTLKGKAEEFEIVYVPMDKEEEGYLRSCGDMPWLALPYDADGASSRALARYFDVREIPTLVVIGPDGKTVTREGRNLVNLYFDMAFPFTDEQIRLLQELEDEDAKGYAPSLRHTGHRHELSIVSGKSGGGPYICCECDEQGSGWAYQCIACGYEIHLRCGRDVEGGSAGAG, from the exons ATGGTCGGAGATCCGGAGATGGAGGAAGCAGTGCCAGGGAGTGGAGGAGGCATCCGCTCCGTGCTGCCGCTGGGCTCGCTCATCTCTCCTTCTGGGACTGAG cAAAGATCTCTTTGGTTCTTTTCACAGGTGCAGCTTCCGGAGCTGGAGGGCAAGATCATCGGGCTGTACTTCGCCGCCAACTGGCACCCCAAGTGCGAGGCGTTCACCCCGGCTTTGGCCGCGGCGTACCACCAGCTCAAGGCgcgcggcgccggcttcgAGGTGCTGTTCGTGTCGTGCGACGAGGACCGGCCGTCCTTCGAGCGGTTCCACCGCGGCATGCCGTGGCCCGCCGTGCCCTTCGGCGACCTCCGGTGCAAGAAGAGCCTGAGCGAGGCGTTCCAGGTGGAGGGCATCCCGCGCCTGGTGGTGCTCGCCCCGGGCGGCTCCGAGGTCATCTGCTCGGACGCCGTCGAGCTCGTGCACCGCTACGGCGACCCGGCATTCCCGTTCACGCCGGCCAGGGTGGCCGAGCTTGAGGCCGACGAGCAGAGCAAGTTCGCCTCCCAGACGCTCGAGAAGCTCTTCTCCGTCAGCTACGTGAACGGTAGCAACCAACAG GTGCCCATCTCGAGCCTGGTCGGGAAGACGGTGGGGCTCTACTTCTCGGCGCACCGGTGCGCGCCGTGCGTCAAGTTCACGGCGAGGCTGGCAGCCATATACGGGACCCTGAAAGGCAAGGCCGAGGAGTTCGAGATCGTGTACGTCCCCATggacaaggaggaggaagggtaCCTGCGGTCGTGCGGCGACATGCCGTGGCTGGCGCTGCCCTACGACGCCGACGGCGCCTCGTCGCGGGCGCTGGCCAGGTACTTCGACGTCCGGGAGATCCCGACGCTGGTGGTGATCGGGCCCGACGGCAAGACGGTGACGAGGGAAGGTAGGAACCTGGTGAACCTCTACTTCGACATGGCGTTCCCATTCACCGACGAGCAGATCAGGCTGCTGCAGGAgctggaggacgaggacgccAAGGGGTACGCGCCGTCGCTCCGCCACACGGGCCACCGGCACGAGCTGAGCATCGTGTCGGGGAAGTCCGGGGGAGGGCCGTACATTTGCTGCGAGTGCGACGAGCAAGGGTCCGGCTGGGCGTACCAGTGCATCGCCTGTGGCTACGAGATACACCTCAGGTGCGGCCGGGACGTGGAGGGCGGCAGCGCTGGGGCTGGTTAG
- the LOC100833366 gene encoding protein translation factor SUI1 homolog isoform X2, with translation MSDLDVQLPSAFDPFAEANAEDSSAGAGSKDYVHVRVQQRNGRKSLTTVQGLKKEYSYNKILKDLKKEFCCNGTVVQDSELGQVIQLQGDQRKNVATFLVQAGLAKKESIKIHGF, from the exons ATGTCTGATCTCGACGTCCAGCTTCCATCTGCTTTCG ATCCGTTTGCTGAGGCAAATGCTGAGGACTCCAGTGCTGGTGCTGGATCAAAGGACTATGTGCATGTGCGTGTACAGCAGCGCAACGGAAGAAAGAGTCTGACTACTGTCCAGGGCTTGAAGAAAGAATACAGCTACAACAAGATTCTAAAGGATCTCAAAAAGGAATTCTGCTGTAATGGTACAGTAGTTCAGGATTCAGAATTAGGCCAG GTCATTCAACTCCAAGGTGATCAGCGGAAAAATGTTGCTACTTTCCTAGTTCAG GCTGGACTTGCGAAGAAAGAGAGCATCAAGATTCACGGATTCTAG
- the LOC100833366 gene encoding protein translation factor SUI1 homolog 2 isoform X1, producing the protein MGSDDSHINTNKSSLDLFGANQTQQPSFMSDLDVQLPSAFDPFAEANAEDSSAGAGSKDYVHVRVQQRNGRKSLTTVQGLKKEYSYNKILKDLKKEFCCNGTVVQDSELGQVIQLQGDQRKNVATFLVQAGLAKKESIKIHGF; encoded by the exons ATGGGATCCGACGA ctCACACATCAATACAAATAAATCGAGCCTCGATCTGTTTGGGGCCAATCAAACCCAACAGCCAAGTTTCATGTCTGATCTCGACGTCCAGCTTCCATCTGCTTTCG ATCCGTTTGCTGAGGCAAATGCTGAGGACTCCAGTGCTGGTGCTGGATCAAAGGACTATGTGCATGTGCGTGTACAGCAGCGCAACGGAAGAAAGAGTCTGACTACTGTCCAGGGCTTGAAGAAAGAATACAGCTACAACAAGATTCTAAAGGATCTCAAAAAGGAATTCTGCTGTAATGGTACAGTAGTTCAGGATTCAGAATTAGGCCAG GTCATTCAACTCCAAGGTGATCAGCGGAAAAATGTTGCTACTTTCCTAGTTCAG GCTGGACTTGCGAAGAAAGAGAGCATCAAGATTCACGGATTCTAG
- the LOC100833050 gene encoding uncharacterized protein LOC100833050: protein MATQAAATSEIAAVGVIGAGQMGSGIAQLAAAAGCGVLLLDSDPAALSRAVASISSSLGRLVAKGQISQAACDDSIKRIKCVSDVQELQGVDLVIEAIVESEDVKKKLFVELDRITKPSAILASNTSSISITRLASATSRPSQVIGMHFFNPPPIMKLLEIIRGADTAEEVFSAVKCFSERIGKTVICSQDYPGFIVNRILMPMINEAFWALYTGVATKEDIDTGMKLGTNHPMGPLQLADFIGLDVCLSVLRVLHNGLGDNKYSPCPLLVQYVDAGRLGKKRGQGVYSYGRGVYSYGGSSPSVKPKSSL, encoded by the exons ATGGCGACTCAAGCGGCGGCGACTAGTGAGATCGCGGCGGTGGGCGTGATCGGCGCGGGCCAGATGGGCTCGGGCATCGcccagctcgccgccgccgccggctgcggcgtcctcctcctcgactccGATCCCGCCGCGCTCTCGCGTGCAGtcgcctccatctcctcctcccttgGCCGCCTCGTCGCCAAAGGCCAGATCTCCCAG GCTGCGTGTGACGATTCCATCAAGCGGATAAAGTGCGTCTCCGATGTGCAAGAGCTGCAGGGTGTGGATCTCGTGATTGAGGCCATCGTTGAGTCCGAAGACGTCAAGAAGAAGCTGTTCGTGGAGCTGGACAGGATCACCAAACCCTCTGCTATTCTTGCGTCCAACACTAGCTCCATTTCTATAACCCGGCTGGCCTCAGCTACCAGTCGCCCCTCTCAG GTGATAGGCATGCATTTCTTTAACCCTCCTCCAATAATGAAGTTGCTTGAAATCATACGAGGAGCTGATACAGCAGAAGAGGTTTTTTCTGCGGTCAAATGTTTTTCGGAAAG GATTGGGAAGACAGTCATATGTTCGCAAGATTACCCTGGCTTCATTGTAAATCGCATCCTAATGCCGATGATTAATGAAGCGTTTTGGGCACTTTACACAGGAGTAGCAACCAAAGAGGACATCGATACAGGGATGAAGCTTGGCACGAATCATCCAATGGGCCCTCTGCAGCTTGCTGATTTCATTGGATTAGATGTTTGTCTTTCGGTGCTTAGGGTACTTCACAACGGGCTAGGAGATAACAAGTACAGCCCGTGCCCTCTTCTTGTTCAATATGTCGACGCCGGTCGACTTGGAAAGAAGCGTGGACAAGGTGTATACTCATATGGGAGAGGCGTTTACTCATATGGGGGAAGCTCTCCATCTGTTAAGCCAAAGTCATCTCTGTGA
- the LOC100833668 gene encoding uncharacterized protein LOC100833668: MSIEIVRSSQGRWEIKYSGQDSKKERSIPGKRSKKPLIFHYKSTTQLADSIGRHLKNIHPIVLSHTAQPGGSIASLMLRPPPAPLPTSRASLLPPPKAANPKTDPTPATSTNARVTPMGVAASWPRALGQRFNPGGVAAVVTVAASEPRLALPHVSVQDIRWVDWGELRRVGFRGVVFDKDNTLTAPYAPALWPSLVASFDQCRAAFPPGAIAVYSNSAGLKQYDPNGVEASAIEAVIEGVHVIRHDAKKPAGAAKEIESYFGCSASDLVLVGDRYFTDVIYGNRNGFLTILTEPLSFAGESYIVRKVRKLEAYIISYWYKKGHRPVKHPLLPDVRRIVKFDPYEDSVTS; the protein is encoded by the exons ATGTCGATTGAAATCGTTCGTTCATCACAGGGACGGTGGGAGATCAAGTATTCCGGGCAAGacagtaaaaaagaaagaagtatTCCGGGCAAGAGATCAAAGAAACCCCTAATTTTCCACTACAAGTCTACAACGCAGCTTGCTGATTCCATTGGTCGCCATCTCAAGAATATCCATCCGATCGTGCTCTCCCACACGGCCCAACCCGGCGGCAGCATCGCCTCTCTGATGCTAAgaccaccgccggcgccactGCCGACTTCCCGCGCCTCCCTGCTCCCGCCCCCCAAAGCCGCAAACCCCAAAACCGACCCCACTCCGGCCACCTCTACCAACGCCAGAGTCACGCCCATGGGCGTGGCGGCGTCGTGGCCGCGCGCGCTGGGGCAGCGCTTCAACCCGGGCGGCGTGGCCGCGGTGGTGACCGTCGCGGCGTCCGAGCCGCGTCTTGCGCTGCCGCACGTGTCGGTGCAGGACATCCGGTGGGTGGACTGGGGGGAGCTCCGCCGCGTCGGGTTCCGCGGCGTGGTGTTCGACAAGGACAACACCCTCACCGCGCCCTACGCGCCCGCGCTCTGGCCGTCTCTCGTTGCCTCGTTCGACCAGTGCCGCGCGGCCTTCCCTCCCGGCGCCATCGCCGTCTACAGCAACTCCGCAG GATTGAAGCAGTATGACCCTAATGGTGTGGAAGCCAGTGCCATTGAGGCGGTCATCGAGGGAGTTCATGTGATCAGGCATG ATGCAAAGAAGCCTGCTGGAGCAGCTAAGGAAATAGAGAGTTATTTTGGTTGTTCAGCTTCAGATCTCGTGCTG GTTGGTGATCGATACTTTACTGATGTTATCTATGGAAACAGGAATGGTTTTCTTACCATATTAACAGAGCCATTGAGTTTTGCCGGTGAATCTTACATTGTCAGAAAG GTTAGAAAACTGGAAGCATACATTATCAGTTACTGGTACAAGAAAGGACACAGACCAGTTAAGCACCCTTTGCTCCCTGATGTGAGAAGAATTGTGAAGTTTGATCCGTATGAAGACTCTGTCACTTCTTGA
- the LOC100833980 gene encoding putative E3 ubiquitin-protein ligase RING1a isoform X2 translates to MSDQKRPLPPAASNDYHGHVAARRAAASRGGGGASHGSDGEADTRQVGAPPRKPFHADPDAEVGRGGGDGSDSGSESSVRAGDEDEFILVKLAEIRKEFQCPICLGIIRKTRTVMECLHRFCRDCIDKSMRLGNNECPACRTHCASRRSLRDDPNYDALIATLYPDIDKYEEEELAFSEEEKTRNKKIQATIEETIRKQSEAIGKKRSTAKATANAFARKYRRNIQPRGRGKTIALDTSLAVSDDVDIEEGNANGASKESSSADNHSPDLMQKRGSKRPASLSSPARTIGTTDHGIEENGELVSGKESFTSSPLRGEMLAWGKNGTRSQTRYGNIGGLNGRLGKGGRGSKLVEHLRTTNEMDKEFNLYLILLPLDGQTTPSLEKPYVSCGPTVSIRHLVQFLALQLSRKVEELEIYIRMGLLNRSVTMLDPTSVETKLHQFDNLERLSEDKLLSDLHLSFASGHSDLELLYALKTEG, encoded by the exons ATGTCCGACCAGAAGCGCCCGCTCCCACCCGCCGCCTCCAACGACTACCACGGCCACGTCgcggcccgccgcgccgccgccagccgcggcggaggtggggcCTCGCACGGGTCAGACGGGGAAGCTGATACGCGTCAGGtgggggcgccgccgcggaagCCGTTCCATGCCG ATCCCGACGCGGAGGTtgggcgcggcggaggagacggAAGCGACAGCGGCAGCGAGTCGTCTGTGAgagccggcgacgaggacga GTTTATACTAGTGAAATTAGCGGAAATACGAAAGGAGTTCCAGTGCCCGATTTGTTTAG GGATTATCCGGAAGACAAGAACAGTTATGGAATGTTTGCACCGGTTCTGCAGGGATTGCATTGATAAATCTATGCGGCTAGG GAATAATGAGTGCCCAGCATGCCGCACTCATTGTGCAAGCAGGCGCTCTTTGAGGGATGATCCTAATTATGATGCACTAATTGCAACTTTATATCCAGATATTGATAAGTATGAGGAAGAG GAACTTGCGTTCAGTGAAGAGGAGAAAACTCGGAATAAAAAG ATTCAAGCTACAATTGAGGAAACGATTCGAAAACAGTCGGAGGCCATCGGTAAGAAGCGTTCCACAGCAAAAGCTACTGCCAATGCTTTTGCAAGGAAGTACAGGAGAAATATACAACCACGTGGGAGAGGCAAAACTATCGCTCTTGATACTTCACTTGCTGTCTCTGATGATGTGGATATAGAAGAAGGAAATGCTAATGGTGCCAGCAAGGAGTCGTCTTCTGCTGATAATCACTCTCCAGATTTAATGCAGAAAAGAGGTTCAAAGAGGCCTGCATCACTATCTTCTCCTGCTAGAACCATTGGCACTACTGATCATGGAATTGAAGAGAATGGTGAATTAGTATCTGGAAAAGAAAGTTTCACCTCCTCTCCGCTGCGGGGGGAGATGCTCGCATGGGGGAAAAATGGCACACGAAGCCAAACTCGATATGGCAATATTGGTGGATTAAATGGCAGGCTGGGAAAGGGTGGGCGTGGTTCGAAGTTGGTGGAGCACCTCCGTACAACTAATGAAATGGATAAGGAG TTCAACTTGTATCTGATTCTCCTTCCTCTTGATGGGCAAACAACACCTAGCTTAGAAAAGCCCTATGTAAGTTGCGGACCAACGGTGTCCATTCGACATCTTGTACAG TTCCTTGCTCTTCAGTTGTCTCGGAAAGTTGAAGAACTTGAGATATATATAAGGATGGGCCTCCTCAATAGAAGTGTCACAATGCTGGATCCCACTTCCGTGGAGACAAAACTGCATCAATTTGACAACTTGGAAAGATTGAGTGAAGATAAGCTCCTGTCAGATCTTCACCTTTCATTTGCGTCTGGTCACAGTGATCTG GAACTGTTATATGCTTTGAAAACTGAAGGCTAG
- the LOC100833980 gene encoding putative E3 ubiquitin-protein ligase RING1a isoform X1 encodes MPAQKRRHPSPSSKPRDHVEANGTASSSTAAAAAAGGGGGRGVHPVPGGAAANRATDPKPPRVAVADSGLTDSGSSSGGAYSDSESSESTEDVDEFILVKLAEIRKEFQCPICLGIIRKTRTVMECLHRFCRDCIDKSMRLGNNECPACRTHCASRRSLRDDPNYDALIATLYPDIDKYEEEELAFSEEEKTRNKKIQATIEETIRKQSEAIGKKRSTAKATANAFARKYRRNIQPRGRGKTIALDTSLAVSDDVDIEEGNANGASKESSSADNHSPDLMQKRGSKRPASLSSPARTIGTTDHGIEENGELVSGKESFTSSPLRGEMLAWGKNGTRSQTRYGNIGGLNGRLGKGGRGSKLVEHLRTTNEMDKEFNLYLILLPLDGQTTPSLEKPYVSCGPTVSIRHLVQFLALQLSRKVEELEIYIRMGLLNRSVTMLDPTSVETKLHQFDNLERLSEDKLLSDLHLSFASGHSDLELLYALKTEG; translated from the exons ATGCCCGCGCAGAAGCGTCGGCacccgtcgccgtcgtccaAGCCCCGCGACCACGTGGAGGCTAACGGGAcggcttcttcttcaaccgccgccgccgccgccgccggtggtggcggcggcagaggagtCCATCCGGTGCCAGGCGGAGCCGCCGCCAATCGGGCGACTGACCCGAAGCCACCGCGCGTAGCCGTAGCCG ATTCGGGCTTGACGGACAGcggaagcagcagcggcggcgcgtaTAGCGACAGCGAGTCGTCGGAGAGCACCGAAGACGTGGATGA GTTTATACTAGTGAAATTAGCGGAAATACGAAAGGAGTTCCAGTGCCCGATTTGTTTAG GGATTATCCGGAAGACAAGAACAGTTATGGAATGTTTGCACCGGTTCTGCAGGGATTGCATTGATAAATCTATGCGGCTAGG GAATAATGAGTGCCCAGCATGCCGCACTCATTGTGCAAGCAGGCGCTCTTTGAGGGATGATCCTAATTATGATGCACTAATTGCAACTTTATATCCAGATATTGATAAGTATGAGGAAGAG GAACTTGCGTTCAGTGAAGAGGAGAAAACTCGGAATAAAAAG ATTCAAGCTACAATTGAGGAAACGATTCGAAAACAGTCGGAGGCCATCGGTAAGAAGCGTTCCACAGCAAAAGCTACTGCCAATGCTTTTGCAAGGAAGTACAGGAGAAATATACAACCACGTGGGAGAGGCAAAACTATCGCTCTTGATACTTCACTTGCTGTCTCTGATGATGTGGATATAGAAGAAGGAAATGCTAATGGTGCCAGCAAGGAGTCGTCTTCTGCTGATAATCACTCTCCAGATTTAATGCAGAAAAGAGGTTCAAAGAGGCCTGCATCACTATCTTCTCCTGCTAGAACCATTGGCACTACTGATCATGGAATTGAAGAGAATGGTGAATTAGTATCTGGAAAAGAAAGTTTCACCTCCTCTCCGCTGCGGGGGGAGATGCTCGCATGGGGGAAAAATGGCACACGAAGCCAAACTCGATATGGCAATATTGGTGGATTAAATGGCAGGCTGGGAAAGGGTGGGCGTGGTTCGAAGTTGGTGGAGCACCTCCGTACAACTAATGAAATGGATAAGGAG TTCAACTTGTATCTGATTCTCCTTCCTCTTGATGGGCAAACAACACCTAGCTTAGAAAAGCCCTATGTAAGTTGCGGACCAACGGTGTCCATTCGACATCTTGTACAG TTCCTTGCTCTTCAGTTGTCTCGGAAAGTTGAAGAACTTGAGATATATATAAGGATGGGCCTCCTCAATAGAAGTGTCACAATGCTGGATCCCACTTCCGTGGAGACAAAACTGCATCAATTTGACAACTTGGAAAGATTGAGTGAAGATAAGCTCCTGTCAGATCTTCACCTTTCATTTGCGTCTGGTCACAGTGATCTG GAACTGTTATATGCTTTGAAAACTGAAGGCTAG
- the LOC100833980 gene encoding putative E3 ubiquitin-protein ligase RING1a isoform X3, translated as MLASCSLPPGRFVLSSSHPSKLVNSRAICGNWFILVKLAEIRKEFQCPICLGIIRKTRTVMECLHRFCRDCIDKSMRLGNNECPACRTHCASRRSLRDDPNYDALIATLYPDIDKYEEEELAFSEEEKTRNKKIQATIEETIRKQSEAIGKKRSTAKATANAFARKYRRNIQPRGRGKTIALDTSLAVSDDVDIEEGNANGASKESSSADNHSPDLMQKRGSKRPASLSSPARTIGTTDHGIEENGELVSGKESFTSSPLRGEMLAWGKNGTRSQTRYGNIGGLNGRLGKGGRGSKLVEHLRTTNEMDKEFNLYLILLPLDGQTTPSLEKPYVSCGPTVSIRHLVQFLALQLSRKVEELEIYIRMGLLNRSVTMLDPTSVETKLHQFDNLERLSEDKLLSDLHLSFASGHSDLELLYALKTEG; from the exons ATGCTGGCGTCCTGCTCCTTGCCTCCTGGACGCTTCGTCCTATCTTCTTCTCACCCATCCAAGCTGGTGAACTCGCGAGCTATCTGCGGGAACTG GTTTATACTAGTGAAATTAGCGGAAATACGAAAGGAGTTCCAGTGCCCGATTTGTTTAG GGATTATCCGGAAGACAAGAACAGTTATGGAATGTTTGCACCGGTTCTGCAGGGATTGCATTGATAAATCTATGCGGCTAGG GAATAATGAGTGCCCAGCATGCCGCACTCATTGTGCAAGCAGGCGCTCTTTGAGGGATGATCCTAATTATGATGCACTAATTGCAACTTTATATCCAGATATTGATAAGTATGAGGAAGAG GAACTTGCGTTCAGTGAAGAGGAGAAAACTCGGAATAAAAAG ATTCAAGCTACAATTGAGGAAACGATTCGAAAACAGTCGGAGGCCATCGGTAAGAAGCGTTCCACAGCAAAAGCTACTGCCAATGCTTTTGCAAGGAAGTACAGGAGAAATATACAACCACGTGGGAGAGGCAAAACTATCGCTCTTGATACTTCACTTGCTGTCTCTGATGATGTGGATATAGAAGAAGGAAATGCTAATGGTGCCAGCAAGGAGTCGTCTTCTGCTGATAATCACTCTCCAGATTTAATGCAGAAAAGAGGTTCAAAGAGGCCTGCATCACTATCTTCTCCTGCTAGAACCATTGGCACTACTGATCATGGAATTGAAGAGAATGGTGAATTAGTATCTGGAAAAGAAAGTTTCACCTCCTCTCCGCTGCGGGGGGAGATGCTCGCATGGGGGAAAAATGGCACACGAAGCCAAACTCGATATGGCAATATTGGTGGATTAAATGGCAGGCTGGGAAAGGGTGGGCGTGGTTCGAAGTTGGTGGAGCACCTCCGTACAACTAATGAAATGGATAAGGAG TTCAACTTGTATCTGATTCTCCTTCCTCTTGATGGGCAAACAACACCTAGCTTAGAAAAGCCCTATGTAAGTTGCGGACCAACGGTGTCCATTCGACATCTTGTACAG TTCCTTGCTCTTCAGTTGTCTCGGAAAGTTGAAGAACTTGAGATATATATAAGGATGGGCCTCCTCAATAGAAGTGTCACAATGCTGGATCCCACTTCCGTGGAGACAAAACTGCATCAATTTGACAACTTGGAAAGATTGAGTGAAGATAAGCTCCTGTCAGATCTTCACCTTTCATTTGCGTCTGGTCACAGTGATCTG GAACTGTTATATGCTTTGAAAACTGAAGGCTAG